The following are from one region of the Oncorhynchus tshawytscha isolate Ot180627B linkage group LG24, Otsh_v2.0, whole genome shotgun sequence genome:
- the dusp3a gene encoding dual specificity protein phosphatase 3 isoform X1: MKKSSPAKQQPPPPAEVTVPDNEVTVQQLNELLSNSSGFYSLPTQHFNEVFPRIYVGNAFVGQNLMRLQKLGVTHILNAAEGNSFMHVNTNAEFYAGSGITYHGIQANDKPQFNLSTFFEEGADFIEKALAHNNGKGKVYVHCREGYSRSPTIVIAYLMLRHNLDARVAVATVRLKREIGPNDGFLRQLCQLNEKLAKEGKLNGVMPVVAARLKTK; the protein is encoded by the exons ATGAAGAAATCGAGCCCGGCAAAGCAACAACCACCACCTCCGGCTGAAGTCACAGTGCCAGATAACGAGGTTACTGTGCAACAACTGAACGAGCTGTTGTCAAACAGCAGCGGATTTTACAGTTTACCAACACAGCATTTCAACGAGGTCTTCCCTAGAATATACGTTGGTAACGC GTTTGTGGGCCAGAATCTGATGCGTCTGCAGAAGCTGGGCGTGACCCACATCCTGAACGCGGCGGAGGGCAACTCCTTCATGCACGTCAACACCAACGCAGAGTTCTATGCTGGCTCGGGCATCACCTACCACGGCATCCAGGCCAACGACAAGCCTCAGTTCAACCTCAGTACATTTTTTGAGGAGGGGGCAGACTTCATCGAGAAGGCTCTGGCACACAACAATGGCAAAG GGAAGGTGTACGTCCACTGCCGAGAGGGCTACAGCCGCTCGCCCACCATTGTCATCGCTTACCTCATGCTGCGCCACAACCTGGACGCCCGGGTGGCGGTTGCCACGGTGAGGCTGAAGAGAGAGATCGGCCCCAATGACGGCTTTCTGCGCCAGCTGTGCCAACTCAACGAGAAGCTGGCAAAAGAGGGCAAGTTGAATGGGGTGATGCCAGTCGTGGCTGCCAGGTTAAAGACAaagtaa
- the dusp3a gene encoding dual specificity protein phosphatase 3 isoform X2 gives MKKSSPAKQQPPPPAEVTVPDNEVTVQQLNELLSNSSGFYSLPTQHFNEVFPRIYVGNAFVGQNLMRLQKLGVTHILNAAEGNSFMHVNTNAEFYAGSGITYHGIQANDKPQFNLSTFFEEGADFIEKALAHNNGKGVRPLPRGLQPLAHHCHRLPHAAPQPGRPGGGCHGEAEERDRPQ, from the exons ATGAAGAAATCGAGCCCGGCAAAGCAACAACCACCACCTCCGGCTGAAGTCACAGTGCCAGATAACGAGGTTACTGTGCAACAACTGAACGAGCTGTTGTCAAACAGCAGCGGATTTTACAGTTTACCAACACAGCATTTCAACGAGGTCTTCCCTAGAATATACGTTGGTAACGC GTTTGTGGGCCAGAATCTGATGCGTCTGCAGAAGCTGGGCGTGACCCACATCCTGAACGCGGCGGAGGGCAACTCCTTCATGCACGTCAACACCAACGCAGAGTTCTATGCTGGCTCGGGCATCACCTACCACGGCATCCAGGCCAACGACAAGCCTCAGTTCAACCTCAGTACATTTTTTGAGGAGGGGGCAGACTTCATCGAGAAGGCTCTGGCACACAACAATGGCAAAG GTGTACGTCCACTGCCGAGAGGGCTACAGCCGCTCGCCCACCATTGTCATCGCTTACCTCATGCTGCGCCACAACCTGGACGCCCGGGTGGCGGTTGCCACGGTGAGGCTGAAGAGAGAGATCGGCCCCAATGA